Proteins encoded in a region of the Lepeophtheirus salmonis chromosome 6, UVic_Lsal_1.4, whole genome shotgun sequence genome:
- the Aprt gene encoding adenine phosphoribosyltransferase, which translates to MADKRIEFIESKIAVHHDFPIPGVIFRDIFGVFGDPEGLKVLLEVVEEKALSLKGKVDVVVGLDSRGFLIGPSMAKALGVPFVPVFVKKGKLPPKVISLSYDLEYGSATIEIQESSIKKGARVLLVDDLLATGGTLESSMKLIDKIGAVTSEIFVLIELKGLGGAKRLNHPVESLISYD; encoded by the exons ATGGCAGACAAACGCATTGAATTTATTGAGTCAAAAATAGCGGTCCATCACGATTTTCCAATACCTGGAGTTATATTTCGTGATATTTTTGGGGTATTTGGTGATCCTGAAGGACTGAAAGTGTTACTTGAAGTTGTTGAGGAAAAAGCATTGTCTTTAAAAGGAAAAGTGGACGTGGTTGTTGGACTTGACTCAAGAGGATTTTTGATTGGTCCCTCAATGGCTAAAGCTCTCGGAGTTCCTTTTGTTCCAGT attcgtaaaaaaaggaaaacttccTCCCAAGGTTATCTCTCTATCCTATGATTTGGAGTACGGTTCTGCTACCATTGAAATTCAAGAATCATCTATTAAAAAGGGGGCAAGAGTTTTGCTTGTAGACGATTTGTTAGCAACAGGTGGAACTCTTGAGAGTTCtatgaaattaattgataaaataggaGCTGTTACCTCTGAGATATTTGTTTTGATTGAACTTAAAGGACTTGGAGGAGCAAAGCGTTTAAATCATCCAGTTGAATCCTTAATTTCTTATGACTAA
- the gammaCOP gene encoding coatomer subunit gamma-2, with product MRRGDKKDEEDSGSSHAYTNLEKTVVLQEARLFNDTPVHPRKCTTVLSKILYLLNQGENLGKTEATECFFAITKLFQSKDPVLRRMVYLALKELSSLAEDVIIVTSSLTKDMTGKEDNYRPSAIRALCVITDATMLQAIERYMKQAIVDRIPAISSAALVSSLHISNDLIKRWVNEAAEACNSDSIMVQYHALGVLYHIRKTDRLAVTKMVSKLTRSSMKSPYATCLLIRIACKLIEDVDADPSSNEDVTPYFDFVESCIRHKNDMVIYEAAHAIANLKRAATKDILPAITVLQLFCSSSKPTLRFAAVRTLNQVSMAHPGFVTACNLDLEHLITDSNRSIATLAITTLLKTGAESSVDRLMKQIASFVSEISDEFKIVVVHAIKSLCLKFPRKHTSLLNFLSGMLREEGGLDYKTSIADTIITIIEENPEARENGLAHLCEFIEDCDYTALAVRILHLLAAEGPSTSNPARYIRYIYNRVILENEIVRAAAVSALARFGALCDDLLPNILVLLSRCQMDLDDEVRDRATYFKAILEQRQQNLNSQFILNGLQVSLSSLEKSLHNYTLSSCDQAFDIKTVPVAPVVEEKKSTGTEGSLLSKPKDQSKPTQTRHDMFVEKLSTVSEIGVCGPLLKSTQPEELTESGTEYVVKVIKHIFAKHIVLQFDCVNTVEDQLLEDVTVDLQLPEGFNKVSMIPAPKLECNSGGVIYVVLETPQEILETVGSLSCTLLFKVKDCDPSTGEPENDVGYDDEYELEEFRISVGDYIQRLTKTNFASAWDELGPTNELEETFALNSMKTLEEASKSIINVLGLQPCERSDKVPEGKSSHTLLLAGIYRDGVEVLVRVKLALVDGVTMQLTVRAENEDVPELITCSI from the exons ATGAGGCGAGGAGATAAGAAGGATGAAGAGGATTCTGGATCCTCTCATGCCTATACCAATCTTGAGAAAACGGTTGTTCTCCAGGAGGCTCGTCTCTTCAATGACACTCCCGTCCATCCTCGAAAATGTACAACGGTTCTCTCAAAGATCCTCTATCTTCTCAATCAAGGAGAAAACCTTGGAAAAACTGAAGCAACAGAGTGCTTCTTTGCCATTACGAAGCTCTTCCAGTCCAAGGATCCCGTCCTTCGACGAATGGTCTATTTAG cttTGAAAGAGTTAAGCTCTTTGGCTGAAGATGTGATCATTGTGACTAGCTCCTTGACTAAGGATATGACTGGCAAGGAAGATAATTATCGTCCATCTGCCATTCGAGCTCTATGTGTCATCACGGATGCAACAATGCTTCAAGCCATTGAGAGATATATGAAACAAGCCATTGTGGATCGTATCCCAGCTATTTCCTCAGCTGCACTTGTCTCCTCTCTTCATATATCTAACGACTTGATTAAAAGATGGGTCAATGAAGCCGCTGAGGCCTGTAATTCTGATTCAATTATGGTACAATATCATGCACTTGGTGTTTTATACCATATTAGAAAAACAGATAGGCTGGCCGTCACAAAAATGGTATCCAAATTAACTCGTAGCTCTATGAAGTCACCCTATGCAACATGCCTTTTGATTCGAATTGCTTGTAAACTAATCGAAGATGTAGACGCGGATCCTAGCTCAAATGAGGATGTGAcgccatattttgattttgttgagTCTTGTATTCGTCACAAGAATGATATGGTGATTTACGAGGCCGCTCATGCCATTGCTAACTTGAAAAGAGCTGCAACTAAGGATATTCTTCCTGCTATTACCGTTCTACAACTTTTTTGTTCTAGCTCTAAGCCTACTCTCCGCTTTGCAGCAGTTCGTACCCTTAATCAAGTGTCTATGGCGCATCCAGGCTTTGTGACTGCTTGTAATCTTGATTTGGAGCATTTAATTACGGATAGTAATCGTTCTATTGCCACTTTGGCGATCACCACTCTTTTGAAGACAGGAGCTGAGTCATCTGTGGATCGTTTAATGAAGCAGATTGCTTCATTTGTATCTGAGATTAGTGATGAATTCAAGATTGTAGTTGTACATGCTATAAAGTCTCTGTGTCTCAAGTTTCCTAGAAAACATACTTCTCTTCTTAACTTCCTTTCCGGAATGCTCCGTGAAGAAGGTGGTCTTGATTATAAGACATCCATTGCGGAtactattattacaataatagaAGAAAATCCCGAAGCAAGAGAAAATGGATTGGCTCACCTATGCGAATTCATAGAAGATTGTGACTACACTGCTCTCGCGGTCCGTATTCTTCACTTATTGGCTGCAGAAGGACCAAGTACTAGCAATCCTGCCCGTTATATCAGATACATTTATAATCGAGTTATCCTGGAGAACGAAATTGTTAGGGCAGCAGCTGTATCAGCTTTGGCTAGGTTTGGAGCCTTATGTGATGATTTACTTCCCAACATTCTGGTTCTACTCTCAAGATGCCAAATGGATTTAGATGATGAAGTAAGAGACAGAGCTACTTACTTCAAGGCCATTCTTGAACAAAgacaacaaaatttgaattcgcAATTCATTCTAAACG GGCTCCAAGTCTCGTTGTCTAGCTTAGAAAAATCACTACACAACTATACTCTCTCTTCTTGTGATCAAGCGTTTGACATTAAAACTGTTCCTGTAGCTCCTGTAGTTGAAGAGAAGAAGTCTACTGGTACAGAGGGCTCACTTCTATCTAAGCCCAAGGATCAGTCTAAGCCTACTCAAACAAGACACGACATGTTCGTGGAAAAATTATCCACCGTCTCAGAAATTGGAGTATGTGGCCCACTCTTGAAATCTACTCAGCCCGAAGAATTAacag aAAGTGGAACCGAATATGTGGTGAAGGTTATCAAGCATATATTTGCAAAGCATATTGTGCTACAATTCGATTGTGTTAATACAGTTGAGGATCAACTCTTGGAGGATGTAACTGTCGATCTGCAACTACCAGAGGGCTTCAATAAGGTATCCATGATTCCTGCTCCTAAGTTAGAATGCAACTCTGGAGGAGTTATTTATGTTGTGTTGGAAACACCGCAAGAAATTTTAGAAACGGTTGGAAGTTTATCGTGCACTTTGCTCTTCAAGGTTAAGGATTGTGATCCAAGTACTGGTGAGCCAGAGAATGATGTTGG ataTGACGATGAGTATGAACTTGAGGAATTTAGAATCAGCGTTGGAGACTATATTCAGCGGCTCACTAAAACCAATTTTGCTTCTGCATGGGATGAACTCGGTCCTACAAATGAGTTGGAGGAAACATTTGCGTTAAACTCGATGAAAACTCTCGAAGAAGCCTCTAAGAGTATTATAAATGTTCTAGGTCTTCAACCCTGTGAGAGATCTGATAAAGTTCCGGAAGGTAAAAGTTCCCATACTTTACTTCTTGCTGGAATATACCGTGATGGTGTTGAAGTTCTTGTTAGAGTTAAACTGGCTCTTGTGGATGGAGTAACCATGCAGCTTACTGTGAGGGCTGAGAACGAAGATGTTCCAGAATTAATTACGTgctctatttaa
- the LOC121119511 gene encoding uncharacterized protein: MNQVVSNTLPEEDEDDGEGKEEAKEEKGRSRGNTNMLFFSALVLLFQGLWFLNAQEDEAHPELFRPQIQAILPSTSSVPDFTDGDLSNVLYSKQDALILLYAPWDKESLKGAGILNRMRTLFPPEEDLSLSAVNCWNTHGLCFKRFFADSVPSSNRFMSYPQWVYVPKSRTGSDPFLSARFFNMEQGSTTYDHILSFVIRQKFPLRVWKTYDEWLSDRAKFGGLSLTGHLQSTSEIKEYIRAAESLAVLDSKDAILPVGIILNKELAERINVQKLKLNWWNGSLEFPQKLRFNRTSAVLWTRQSLSDVKSGHKYLVPELQSSTSKSFLLDSWLRFGTGISLLAFLKPGIGGSHYKGRSILREAALLYMISKQDFNANRYGVRELYDAMVHQRRMEDENIFKTEAHCKSDFKNELTRIDPCPFSMYYNDSRVDYLHKENRKQRGDERSIYKAIKTTQKLKCIELAYKELDSGCISQRLKGFNDIIDESIKLELLEIHPGNKSLNFYFLNADTNVHIMNNLGLNAKDNQILIENMISQNRWKLDSPLSTQSLFQFIWDFHYRQDFLKHFRKSKNVLETCYQSNQSCIQEISSSNFDEVVIKSAKTHVVVLHQTISCYFCAAARRSLHEVKRFIDPVYFEDPSSRVIFVTIDGSQNDLPMEHTAPVYPALVFYPAGDKSKSKVYPLGEAFLSENIKKFIIGNMTPDEIIRVEAHWCGETCINDKKSLLSNAILSTPQKLQDEFLIEFEEIKRLLSVAVGPNATSYKKAKYEFIRDFRIFTNALY; this comes from the exons ATGAATCAAGTGGTTTCAAACACTTTGCCGGAAGAAGACGAGGACGACGGAGAAGGCAAGGAGGAGGCTAAGGAGGAGAAGGGAAGGAGTAGAGGGAATACAAACATGCTGTTTTTTTCTGCCTTGGTCCTTCTCTTTCAAGGACTTTGGTTTCTAAATGCTCAGGAAGATGAGGCGCATCCAGAGCTCTTTCGTCCTCAAATTCAGGCCATACTCCCCTCAACTTCATCTGTGCCTGACTTCACCGATGGAGATCTCTCTAATGTCCTATATAGCAAACAAGACGCGTTGATCCTGCTCTATGCTCCATGGGATAAAGAATCCCTCAAAGGAGCAGGGATTTTAAATCGCATGAG AACTCTTTTCCCACCCGAGGAAGATCTATCTTTGTCTGCTGTGAATTGTTGGAACACACACGGGTTATGCTTCAAACGTTTCTTTGCGGATTCAGTTCCGTCCTCCAATAGATTTATGTCATATCCACAATGGGTCTACGTTCCTAAGA GTCGTACGGGTTCGGATCCCTTCCTGAGTGCTCGATTTTTTAACATGGAGCAAGGTTCTACCACATATGATCACATTCTTTCTTTTGTGATACGTCAAAAGTTCCCACTAAGAGTTTGGAAAACCTATGACGAGTGGCTTAGTGATCGAGCTAAATTTGGAGGTTTATCCCTAACCGGTCATTTACAATCCACTTctgaaataaaagaatatataaggGCAGCTGAGTCCCTCGCTGTTCTTGATTCCAAAGACGCAATCCTACCCGTTGGAATCATCTTGAATAAAGAACTCGCTGAAAGAATTaatgtccaaaaattaaaattaaattggtgGAATGGCTCTCTGGAGttcccccaaaaattaaggTTTAATAGAACTAGTGCTGTACTTTGGACGAGACAATCTTTATCAGATGTCAAATCAGGCCATAAATATTTAGTTCCTGAATTGCAAAGTTCAACctctaaaagttttttattggaTTCATGGCTTCGTTTTGGCACTGGAATTTCCTTACTTGCATTTTTAAAGCCTGGAATTGGTGGTAGTCATTACAAAGGGCGATCTATTCTAAGGGAAGCCGCTCTGCTATACATGATTTCAAAGCAAGATTTCAATGCTAATAGATATGGCGTCAGGGAATTATATGATGCCATGGTACATCAAAGACGTATGGAGgacgaaaatatattcaaaactgaGGCTCATTGTAAAAGtgactttaaaaatgaattgaccAGAATTGACCCATGTCCATTCTCCATGTATTACAATGACTCACGTGTCGACTATTTGcataaagaaaatagaaaacaacGTGGAGATGAACGCTCAATATACAAGGCCATCAAGACTACTCAAAAGTTAAAGTGTATAGAGTTAGCTTATAAAGAATTGGATTCAGGCTGCATCAGTCAACGCTTAAAGGGCTTCAATGACATTATAGATGAGTCCATTAAGCTGGAGCTTCTCGAAATTCATCCTGgcaataaatctttaaatttttattttctaaatgcaGACACAAACGTTcacataatgaataatttaggTTTAAACGCAAAAGATAATCAAATCCTGatagaaaatatgatttctCAAAATCGTTGGAAACTGGACTCTCCGCTAAGTACTCAAAGCTTATTCCAATTTATATGGGATTTCCATTATCGAcaagattttttgaaacatttccGTAAGTCTAAAAATGTGTTAGAAACTTGTTATCAGTCAAATCAGTCATGCATTCAAGAAATTTCTTCGTCTAATTTTGATGAAGTTGTGATCAAAAGTGCTAAAACTCATGTTGTAGTACTTCATCAAACCATCTCGTGCTACTTTTGTGCAGCTGCTCGTAGATCATTGCATGAAGTGAAAAGATTCATCGATCCAGTTTATTTTGAAGACCCATCCTCTCGTGTTATATTTGTGACCATTGATGGCAGCCAAAATGACCTTCCTATGGAACACACTGCTCCTGTTTATCCAGCTTTGGTTTTCTATCCTGCTGGGGATAAATCAAAGAGTAAAGTTTATCCATTGGGTGAAGCATTTTTAagtgaaaatatcaaaaaatttatcatcgGAAATATGACTCCTGATGAAATAATTCGAGTCGAAGCACATTGGTGTGGGGAAACATGCATTAATGACAAGAAATCACTTCTCTCAAATGCAATCCTTTCGACTCCACAAAAATTGCAAGACgagtttttaattgaatttgagGAAATAAAACGGCTTTTATCTGTAGCTGTTGGGCCGAATGCAACCAGCTACAAAAAGGCAAAATATGAGTTCATTAGAGATTTCAGAATATTTACGAATGCGTTATATTGA